From the genome of Rana temporaria chromosome 8, aRanTem1.1, whole genome shotgun sequence:
ctccccCGAGGACAGGGACCCCCTTTTCCCCTCAGTGACCCCTTctcacctggggacagggaccccttctccccAGAGGAACCCCCTTCTCCCCTGTAGACAGGGAACCCTTCTCCCCCAATGATAGGGACCCCCTTCTCCCCCAAGGATAGGGACCCCCTTCTCCCCTGTAGACAGGGAACCCTTCTCCCCCAAAGACAGGCACCCCTTCTTCTccggggacagggaccccttctctcccggggacggggatctcCTTCTCTCCCGAGTACAGAGACCCCCTTCTCCCCCGTAGACAGGGACCCCCTTCTCCCCCGtagacagggaccccttctccccCATAGACAGGGACCCCCTTCTCCCCCATAGACAGGGACCCCCTTCTCCCCCATAGACAGGGACCCCCTTCTCCCCCGTAGACAGGGACCCCCTTCTCCCCCGTAGATAGGGACCCCTTCTCACCCAGGGACAGGGACCCCCTTCTCACCCAGGGACAGTGTGCCGGACCTCCGTCCTCAACAGAATTATGTCTGCCgtaaatgcttcctctgtccagtaTCAGCCAAGAACCCTCCGGGCACCCAGTCATTAGCCGTAACTCAGCGTAGAGTGAAAATCATCAAACACATGGAATAACAGATATACTCTCAGGGAACAATCACCCCTCCCTTTGGAATGCTGGGCGGGGTAAACTGTCCAATCAGCAAGGAGAGCTATTGGAGgaattcccctccccctctctctgccctGCCCCCAGTCTGCCTGCAAGATACACATAATACAAATACAAAGGAGATGGGCGTGGTAACAATGGTGGCCGATTATAGTTCCACAAGCCCGGCTTCAATCCGGGTAACAAAGTGCCGAAAACTGTTATTTCCAATGTCGGTGTCACAAGGAATGACCGGGGCACATCCGGCAAATATACCCAGAAATAGTCCCGTACAAGCACCTAACATTAGAGAACTTGGCCCCCTTCTCCCCcaaggacagggaccccttctcaccCAAGGACAGGAACCCtatctcccctggggacaggggTCTCCTTCTCCCCTGGGGGCAGGGGCATCCTATCTCCCCTACGGACAGGAACCCCATCTCCCATGTGTCCTGTGTGAGGGCCCTTCTGTGACAGCTCTTATCAGGACTTTACCCAACTGTGTGCTCCCCCTACATGGAGAGATGGATGTGCTCCCACTACACGACTGACCAATCTGTGTGCTCCCACTACATGACTGACCCTTCTGTGTGTTCCTCCTACACGACTGACCCCTCTGTGTGCTCCCACTACATTAACTGACCCCTTTGTGTGCTCCCACTACATGACTGACCCTTCTGTGTGCTCCCCCTACACAGGGgacccctctgtgtgctcctcctACACGGGGgacccctctgtgtgctcctACTACACGACTgacccctctgtgtgctcctcctACACGGGGgacccctctgtgtgctcctACTACACGACTgacccctctgtgtgctcctcctacaggactgacccctctgtgtgctcctcctACATAACTGACCCCTCTGTGTGCTCCCACTACAGGACTGACCCTTCTGTGTGCTCCTCCTACATAACTGACCCCTCTGTGTGCTCCCACTACAGGACTGACCCCTCTGTGTGCTCCCACTACATGACTGACCCTTCTGTGTGCTCCTCCTACATAACTGACCCCTCTGTGTGCTCCCACTACATGACTGACCTTTCTGTGTGCTCCTCCTACACGGGGGACCCCTCTGTGTGCTCCCACTACACGACTgacccctctgtgtgctcctcctACACGAGGGACCCCCCCTGTGTGCTCACTACATGACTGACCCCTCTGTTTGGTCCCCCTACATAACTGACCCCTTTGTGTGCTCCTCCTACATAACTGACCCCTTTGTGTGCTCCCACTACACGACTGACCCCTCTGTGTGCTCCCCCCTACACAGGGGACCCCTGTGTGTGCTCCCACTACACGACTGACCCCTCTGTGTGCTTCCACTACACGACTGACCCCTCTGTTTGCTCCCCCTACACAGCTgacccctctgtgtgctcctcctACATGATTGACCCCTCTGTGTGCTCCCCCATACACGACCAACCCCTCTGTGTGCTTCTGCTACATGACTgacccctctgtgtgctcctACTACACAACTGACCCCTCTCTGTGCCCCTCCtactcagggccggtgcaaggatttttgcaaactcaggcgaaggtgcattttgacgcccccccccccccacgcacacGCAGCAGCCGTCAATAAATAATTTCCCTCCACAGGTTTACAGTGAATCAAATCCCCTCAGTTTTCCGCCCTGTTTCCCTGgcggcgccgtaaggcaagtgcccaactTGCCTTGCGCTAGTGCCCTGCTCCTACTTAACGGACCCATTTGTGTGCTCCTCCTACATGACTGACAGGGTtctgggaaaaaagtgtgggaactcccacccaagatccactaccccaccaaaaaaaaaaatgatacgctcatatgcataattactaaaccacaactttaagcaagttctttataaatcccgcgataactcgcggcagacctccgcaatgtctcctgggaacaatgacaaaagctcccaggagacattgcggcatcgaggaagtgacggaatacccacacactacccgatgaatccatatacaggaagcggccggtaacataaaggattactaaggttcgccttcccctgacagtgactcgagctgggcatcgccgcttagtgaaggattgactcgggcggctcggctgctctagtcctgcaaagggaactgcgttcctgctgtgaaaaaagtgcaggaactccgttcccacgcgttcccgcaggacttgagccctgatgacTGACCTCTCCGTTTGCTCCTCCTACATGACTGACCCCTCTGTGGTCTCCCCCTACATATCTGCATACTTTGACTACCTCCCGTATCCTGTGCACATCCTCTGACCACCACCTGTACCATTTCCACAtcttctgaccacctcctgtatcctaTCCACATCCTCtgactgttaagagaaataaaacctcTCTTACATCCAtgaagtgtctggtgcccaataACTTTCATCATCTTTGCACCCACTTTGCCTCACGACCCACTACATACAGAAagatgtcagctatctttggccttgAAGGTCCTCATTAGACCGGAGAAGGCCAGAGACCTTGCTGCACACATATTGCCATATATTATCACAGTTTATTTTTATGGGGCTCTCTGTGAGGGTGGAATCACAGTTCTGGTTTGAGAACCATATTCCTATAATATATTCCATACAGGCTTGTAACTCTTCAACCATGGCCCCCTAAACTTCACAGTGAGTATAGCACATCCCTTGGGCCTATCTGTTCCTTCTTCACCAGATAATCTGGGAGTCACAAGGCTTCATCGAAACAGAGTCCTCTTagtgcaagggcactcctgggcactgcccaggggccccacaataatcttgcattacatcatacttgccaactgtcccggatttgctgggacagtcaggctttttactaaactgtcccgatatggtcgtgtccgggaagcgtcccagaacctatactgtacactcctgatcccagtgttgtgccctcctgcatccccccccccccctgtaccgtgccctttgtgttgactagtctttgatttatggaatgttttccttttgtaaaatcgattttattgaaagtactaatgaatatatgtttaattctatcaactatttatactttatttcttgaaagtaggtgtgtaaattggggcaagctggtaggggccccagtgcattactttgcccaggggcccatgatgctattaagacggccctgcatcgAAATACTCACACGTCTTCAGTTCCTTGTTCTGCACACCTTCAACTCCCATTATGAGGGTCTTCTGTTATAAATGGTGGGTTGGTATTATGGAGAATTTAGTACGGTGTTCCCACAACTCTCCATCACATGTATTTGGAGGCAGATCCTACCTGTTGGAAGTATCGGTCAACCCACCGTTTCGTCCCTTCTGGCAGGGCGTCTGGGCTCCGATCTGGGACCTCGTGTACCTAGCTTTGTGCGGGAGAAGTGTACAGCGCTCACGCTGCAGCAAACCCGGGGGCGGGGTAGTGCTGCatggagaaggagagagtgaCCCGGAGGAGCTGGTGATCACTGGCTGAGCACACAGGCAGGGAATGTAATACAGAGCAGCCAGGGCAGGGAATGTAATACAGAGCAGCCAGTGCAGTAGAGGTGGGAGCTCCGCTACTGACTTGGTCGTCCAGCCACCCGGGTGCTGCTATTCCTACCCATCTcaagctctttaattaggcaaattaggttgTTGCGAGGTCCCTGTTAGTGCGAGCCGCCTCTACCATCTGCTCAACCCGGCTAAGGCCTACATTTCAATTCAGTGGAAGTCCATCTCACCCCTCCATGATTAGTCATTGGCTCATGGATGGAGGAGCTGGCATTATCTTTTCGAAAGGAGAAGCTTGTATCATAAAAGACATGGGTCTATTGGACCTGCCCAGAGTCGGCAACTAGATTAGATTACAGGGACCACCACAACTTCCTTCTCtgatcttttttttatcttttatagaAAGAAAAACTGACGGGCATCCCTTGAGTTTGCCCATCTACGACATATACCCCTTCTCTGGAAGGGCCTTCTTTACATCCCACCAAGTTCAACAGGGTCTCTGCCTATTGGTGTAGCCTCGTTGGCTTGGCAATATCTTGATTACCTTGAATGGTATATCCTCCAGAATATACTCCATCTTTTCCATTTAGGGCTCTGTCtatgccaggggtctccaaactttctaaaaaaagggccagtttactgtccttcagactttaggagggggcGCACTGTAGCCTTTGGGAatagaaaatgtcccagcatcagttggagtaaacaaagccccatctttggtgtcagtgagaggaattgtgtcccttcattggtaggaattgtgccccatcattggtaggaaTAATGCcgtctagacatgtgcaattcgtttagttccaaattGGAAGTGTTTTGCAGTCCATGGAGATAGCTGGGAACAATATAACTGACAGGAAGTTATCAGCCCACAAaaggtttctggcaggatcaacaggtcttTTATTTACACTTTAATGAACAGATATAAACAAAATTATTACAATTGTTTATTCATTTAAAGAGCCAAACGGGggtcaaaaaagaaaataagagagagagagagaagatcgATGGATTATATAGAGACGGTGGTCGGTTGGTTGGTTTCACTCCTATGGACCAATCCGTTCCACCTGTTGGAAGCCGCCGTACTTTTGCAAACAGTTTCAGCAAGTGTGAGCGCTCCGATGCCGAATTAAATTTCCTTCATgcttaaaacatttcccgcactctgcacACGAAAAAGGACCCTTACGGACGTGGCTTATTTGGTGTTTGCGAAGGCCTGTCTTCGTGCTGAAACACCTCTCGCACTCCGTACACAAAAAGGGGCGTTCGcccgtgtgaatcctctggtgtataAGAAGAATGCTTTTCTCGGaaaaacgtttcccgcactcagagcacAAAAAAGGGCGCTCACCCGTGTGGACCCTCTGGTGTATGAGAAGGCTTGACTTTTGCGTGAAGCGTTTGCCGCACTCAGAGCACGGAAAAGGGCGCTCGCCCGTGTGAGTTCTGTGGTGCAAACGAAGCCTCGCTTTTACGTTGAATTTTTTCCCGCACTCTACGCAGGGAAAAGGACCCTTAGGGGTGTGACTGCTCTGGTGCCtaaaaagctctatttttagAGCGAAACATTTACCGCACTGGGGGCACGAATAAGGGCACtcgcccgtgtgagatctttgatgccgGAGAAGTTGTCGCCTGTCGGCGAAACGTGCCCCGCACTCGGAACAGGAATAGGGCTGCTCGCCCGTGTGAACCCTCCGGTGTATGTAAAGTACGCGTTTCTCAGCAAAACTTTTACCGCACTCGGAACACGAAAAAGGGCGCTCGCCCGTGTGGATTCTCTGATGAATAAGAAGTCTCGATTTCACTGGAAAACTTTTGTCGCACTCGGAACATGGAAAAGGACGCTCGcccgtgtgacttctctggtgtgcGAGAAACCTTGCTTTtatagtgaaagatttcccgcactcggtACATGAATAAGGATGCACCGCCGTGTGAGCTCTCTGATGTGTAAGAAGTGCTCTTTTCAaactaaaacatttcccgcactctgaacaaggaTATTCCGTTGCGTGACTTCCCTGGTGTTCAGAAAGCTCTCCTTGCtcggaaaaacatttcccgcattcgGGACACTGAAAGGGACCCTGGCGATTGTGAATGCTTTTGTTGCCAATGACTACGCTTTTCCTAATAAAGGGTTTTCCGGATATCAAGCTGGAAAACTGGAGCTCACCTTTGTGATCCATCTGGTGTTTAACAAGGTCTCGATTTAGAgcaaaacctttcccgcactccgaacacGTAAAAGGGCGCAACCCCGTGTGAATTCTCGAGTGTCTGAGAAGCAAGCTCTTCTcgttaaaacatttcccgcactccgaacatAAAAAAGGTGATTCTCCGGCGTGATTTCTCTGGTGCAGAAGAAGGCCTCCTTTCTGGAAAAAGCTTTTCCCGCACTCTAAACACGAGAATTGTCGCTCGCCCACGTGAATTTTCTGGTGTCTATGAAGTAGGCTTTTCCCATTAAAACTTTTGCCGCACTCGGCGCATGCAAACGGACGTTCGCCGGTGTGATTTCGCTGGTGTAAAAGAAGGCTTACTTTCTGTatgaaagatttcccacactctgaacatgaaaacggacgctcgcccgtgtgaattttctggtgccTGATAAGGTTTCCTTTCTgagagaaacatttcccgcactctggacaTGACAATGAATGCTCTCCTGTATGAACTCCATGGCTTGAAGAAGGTTCCATGGGATTAGATGGATCTCCCGAGGTTTCCGAACTCTCGGATGTTTGAGGACTATATGAAGAGCCAGTCTGGGACTTATCGGGAGATTCCTCAGGATTGGGCGGATCCACGGATCTTTCCAAAGTTCTCTGAGGAGTATTATCAGTAATGGAAATTACTTCTGGAGAACACCGAGCGATGACTTCATCTTCTTTATTACAGTCTggagataaaataaaaaggatCTCCGAAGCGTTCCGACTCCCATCGCAGTCGTCATCTGTCGGAAAGAAAATGttcaaataaaacataaaagtcTTCCATTCATCGGTCATATATGTGGGATGAACGTTCACAGTATTAACAGAGCTCTGGTATGGATCGGGAGTAAGAGACAGAACTTCCTCCACCTCATAATATGagatatattgaggaatggagatggaccctttatatggaacatttagctgtggagtagatacatcgatgatgttcTTATGGTCATTCTCTAAGTCTCCTAAATTTTTTTCCTTACTGAacgcatttgttgggaacatgacattatattgaggaatggagctggacctttcatatgatgtacagtatctcctcctcatttgttgggaacatgacgttatattgaggaatggagatggacctgtcatatggtgtacagtatctccacctcatttgttgggaagaAAATATCTAGCCTCCAAAATCATAGGTTCAATTAAATTAGTAGGTGGGGGTGTACCATCGTCCAATATATGAGAAATGATCACAGAACAGGTATAATCATACCTGTACCGTGATAGGCCACCCTTTTCTTGCTCCTGGGGGACCGACTTCCTAATTTCTCTTTTGTTctgaacatgacgttatattgaggaatggagatggacctttcatatggtgtacagtatctcctcctcatttgttgcgaacatgacgttatattgaggaatggagatggacctttcatatggtgtacagtatctcctcctcatttgttaggaacatgacgttatattgaggaatggagatggacctttcatatggtgtacagtatctcctcctcatttgttgggaacatgacgttatattgaggaatggagatggacccttTATATGGAACATTTAGCTGTGGAGTAGATACATTGATGATGTTGTTATGGTCATCCTCTAAGTCTCCTCAATTTTTTTCCTTACTGAacgcatttgttgggaacatgaccttATATtggggaatggagatggacctttcatatggtgtacagtatctcctcctcatttgttgggaacatgacattatattgaggaatggagatgggctTTTGAtacggtgtacagtatctcctcatttgttggggaaaaaaatatatagcctcTAAAACCATAAGTTCATCTAATTAGTAGAGGGGTATACCATCGTCTAATATatgaaaaattaagaaatgaGAAAGTCAGTCCCTAACCGATCCCCCAGGAGCAATAAAGAGGTGGACTATCATGGTACAAGTATAATCATACCTGTACCGTGATAGTCCACCTTTTTCTTGATCCTGGGGGATTGGTTAGGGACCGA
Proteins encoded in this window:
- the LOC120910020 gene encoding gastrula zinc finger protein XlCGF26.1-like, yielding MKDDDCDGSRNASEILFILSPDCNKEDEVIARCSPEVISITDNTPQRTLERSVDPPNPEESPDKSQTGSSYSPQTSESSETSGDPSNPMEPSSSHGVHTGEHSLSCPECGKCFSQKGNLIRHQKIHTGERPFSCSECGKSFIQKVSLLLHQRNHTGERPFACAECGKSFNGKSLLHRHQKIHVGERQFSCLECGKSFFQKGGLLLHQRNHAGESPFLCSECGKCFNEKSLLLRHSRIHTGLRPFTCSECGKGFALNRDLVKHQMDHKGELQFSSLISGKPFIRKSVVIGNKSIHNRQGPFQCPECGKCFSEQGELSEHQGSHATEYPCSECGKCFSLKRALLTHQRAHTAVHPYSCTECGKSFTIKARFLAHQRSHTGERPFPCSECDKSFPVKSRLLIHQRIHTGERPFSCSECGKSFAEKRVLYIHRRVHTGEQPYSCSECGARFADRRQLLRHQRSHTGECPYSCPQCGKCFALKIELFRHQSSHTPKGPFPCVECGKKFNVKARLRLHHRTHTGERPFPCSECGKRFTQKSSLLIHQRVHTGERPFLCSECGKRFSEKSILLIHQRIHTGERPFLCTECERCFSTKTGLRKHQISHVRKGPFSCAECGKCFKHEGNLIRHRSAHTC